GAAACGAAGTCAAAGATGAGCTTGTTAGGCTCTCTTCCTAATATCTTTTTGGTGTTAACTATGCGTTTTTACAAGTCGTTTTTTACGTTGGCGGTCGTGCTGGCCTTGAGCTTAAACGCTCAGGCTCAACATGCTGTCTGGGCCAGCAAAGTAGTAGAGGTATCGTCGCAGAAGGCGGAAGGAAAAGAGGCATTCTCGCCCGACAAAGTACTAGGTGAGCCGAACGCCAAGCCGCTTGGGCAAGTAAGCAACGATGCCTGGATTCCGAAAAAAGAAGGGAAAGAGGAATTTGTGGAAGTTCGCTTCAGTAAGTCGCTGATTGCGCGCCAGGTAACGGTCGTGGAAAATTTTAATCCAGGGTCAGTTATTAAAATTGAATTGGTCGATACGCGAGGCGGAAAGCACCAAGTGTACGAAAACAAGAACCCGGGCCCCATCCCGGAGCTGTTTCGCTCTCTGCAAGTAACCTTTGAACCAGGTACTTACCGGACGATAGGCGTGATAGTAACCATGAACACGCTGAAAGTAAATGGCGTGAATCAGATTGACGCTATCGGTATTGCCGACGTGGTGGCTACCATGGTGAAGGAAGAATTCAAAACGGCCCCCGCAGATGACAATGGGGTATCGGCCGACTCGTCGATGGTGAACTTGGGACCTGCCGTCAATTCGAAGTACGTTGATACGCACCCAGTTATATCGCCTGATGGCAAGACGCTATTCTTCGCCCGTCAGGAAAGTCCGCAGAACGTGGGGGCAAAGATGATGTGCAGGATGTGTGGTACAGCAATCTGCGTGACACGGCCACTAAGTCGTGGAACCCTGCCAAGAATATCGGAGGGCCCATTAATACGCCCGGCCCCAATGGCTTAGCCTCAGTTTCGTCGGATGGTAATGCCGTAGTGTTGATTAACGTGTATAACCCCGATGGGTCATTGGACCCTAAAGGCTTGAGTATGGCCCGGCGTACGCCCACCGGCTGGACAAAGCCAACGAAGATAGAAGTAGAGGATTTCTACAACGACGACCCCGAAAACGTTGATTTCTACCTCGCTACATCCGGTAAAGAGCTCCTAATGGCAGTAGAGCGCAAAGATGGGCAGGGCCAGCAGGATTTATATGTCAGCTTGCTCAAGAGCGATGGCAAAACCTGGGGTAAGCCGCGTAATCTGGGTACCTCGGTGAATACTAAGAAGGCTGAATTTGCTCCCTTTCTGGCGGCTGATGGCAAAACACTGTACTTCGCCTCGGAAGGGCACG
The window above is part of the Hymenobacter radiodurans genome. Proteins encoded here:
- a CDS encoding PD40 domain-containing protein, with the translated sequence MRFYKSFFTLAVVLALSLNAQAQHAVWASKVVEVSSQKAEGKEAFSPDKVLGEPNAKPLGQVSNDAWIPKKEGKEEFVEVRFSKSLIARQVTVVENFNPGSVIKIELVDTRGGKHQVYENKNPGPIPELFRSLQVTFEPGTYRTIGVIVTMNTLKVNGVNQIDAIGIADVVATMVKEEFKTAPADDNGVSADSSMVNLGPAVNSKYVDTHPVISPDGKTLFFARQESPQNVGAKMMCRMCGTAICVTRPLSRGTLPRISEGPLIRPAPMA